A portion of the Punica granatum isolate Tunisia-2019 chromosome 7, ASM765513v2, whole genome shotgun sequence genome contains these proteins:
- the LOC116213577 gene encoding 28 kDa ribonucleoprotein, chloroplastic-like has translation MASATAPVFKPLSIRGSGLHSLPQLEILYSHLSIPQKPIKLRHFCSHSVHVLHPLKKKTRHSSLVAFVADASDWAPQEGDSTTTTTLEQEEQEGEQQWGAQEAEARVSDWEGEGDGGVEGGVFESEEEPPVAEPPEEAKLFVGNLSYDVDSEKLAMLFEQAGVVEIAEVIYNRDTDQSRGFGFVTMSTVEEAEKAVEKFHQYDLDGRLLTVNKAAPRGARPERTPRAFEPSFRIYVGNLPWDVDNARLEQVFSEHGKVVNARVVFDRETGRSRGFGFVTMASETEMNDAIAALDGQSLDGRAIRVNAAEERPRRSF, from the exons atggcGTCCGCAACAGCTCCAGTCTTCAAGCCCTTATCGATAAGAGGCTCAGGTCTCCATTCTCTTCCTCAGCTCGAAATTCTTTACTCGCATCTCTCCATCCCGCAGAAGCCCATCAAGCTCCGTCATTTCTGCTCCCACTCCGTTCATGTCCTCCACCCTCTGAAGAAGAAGACCCGCCATTCCTCTCTGGTTGCATTTGTCGCCGACGCCTCGGACTGGGCGCCGCAGGAAGGTGACAGCACGACCACCACGACCTTGGAGCAGGAGGAACAGGAAGGCGAGCAGCAATGGGGAGCTCAAGAAGCCGAGGCCCGGGTATCGGACtgggaaggagaaggagatggCGGCGTCGAAGGCGGCGTTTTTGAATCCGAGGAAGAGCCTCCCGTTGCCGAGCCCCCGGAAGAGGCGAAGCTTTTTGTCGGGAACTTGTCTTATGATGTCGATAGCGAGAAGCTGGCTATGCTCTTTGAGCAGGCTGGTGTTGTCGAAATTGCTGAG GTGATTTACAATAGGGACACTGATCAGAGTCGCGGGTTTGGATTCGTGACAATGAGCACCGTGGAGGAGGCGGAGAAGGCTGTTGAGAAGTTCCACCAATAC GATTTGGATGGAAGGCTTCTGACTGTCAACAAGGCCGCCCCTAGGGGAGCTCGTCCTGAACGGACCCCCCGAGCATTTGAGCCTTCTTTCAGAATTTACGTTGGGAACCTCCCATGGGATGTGGACAATGCTCGGTTGGAACAGGTCTTCAGTGAGCATGGGAAAGTGGTCAATGCCCGGGTAGTCTTCGATAGAGAGACGGGCCGCTCACGTGGTTTCGGCTTCGTAACAATGGCATCTGAAACTGAGATGAATGATGCCATTGCTGCCCTTGATGGACAG AGTTTGGATGGAAGAGCAATCAGGGTGAATGCTGCGGAGGAAAGACCGAGGCGCAGCTTTTGA